One Vitis vinifera cultivar Pinot Noir 40024 chromosome 8, ASM3070453v1 genomic window carries:
- the LOC100240797 gene encoding F-box/LRR-repeat protein At1g67190, with amino-acid sequence MENLPVEVVGNILSRLGAARDVVIASATCRKWREAWQNHLHTLSFNSNDWPVYHDLTTSRLEILITQTIFQTSGLEYLSICMDDVDEFSAAPVIAWLMYTRETLRQLYYNVRTTPSINILEKCSRQKLEVLDLAQNSITGVEPSYQKFPCLKSLSLRYVSISALDLNLLLTACPKIEVLALINLDIALSDATATMELAGPSLKDIYVEAISMDKFTLEADNLENLHLKDCTLDVFELIGKGALRILKIDDVSVIHLDIGESTENLEVVDVSNFTIMWPKFYHMISRSSKLKRLRLWGVVFDDEDEVVDLEAISVCFPRLTHVSLSYDLRDGDLRDGYGLQVSTHLENVVVLELGWTVMSNLFSPWVAGLVDRCPNLKKLIIFGIISEVKTHEECLILANFTSSIVRLMRKYLHVEVHFEYE; translated from the coding sequence ATGGAGAATCTTCCTGTTGAAGTGGTCGGAAACATACTGTCCCGACTTGGAGCTGCACGAGATGTGGTGATCGCATCTGCAACTTGCCGGAAGTGGCGAGAGGCTTGGCAGAATCACCTACACACTCTTTCATTTAATTCCAATGATTGGCCTGTTTACCATGATCTCACAACTAGTCGATTGGAAATTCTTATAACTCAAACAATATTCCAAACATCGGGATTAGAGTATTTGTCAATTTGTATGGATGATGTTGATGAGTTCTCAGCTGCCCCGGTGATTGCCTGGCTCATGTATACTAGGGAAACCTTGCGACAGCTATACTATAATGTGAGGACCACCCCAAGCATTAACATACTTGAAAAATGCAGTAGGCAAAAGCTTGAAGTCTTGGATTTGGCTCAAAATTCTATTACGGGTGTTGAACCCAGTTATCAGAAATTTCCCTGCTTGAAATCCCTTTCACTGAGATATGTTAGTATTTCTGCATTGGACCTAAATCTTCTTCTCACTGCCTGCCCAAAAATTGAGGTCTTGGCCCTTATCAACCTGGATATTGCGCTGTCAGATGCAACAGCCACAATGGAGCTGGCCGGTCCCTCATTGAAGGATATCTATGTCGAAGCAATCAGTATGGATAAGTTTACGTTGGAGGCTGATAACCTTGAGAATTTGCACTTGAAAGATTGTACTCTCGATGTTTTTGAGCTTATTGGAAAGGGAGCCTTGAGGATTCTCAAGATTGACGATGTTAGTGTGATCCATCTCGACATTGGTGAGAGTACTGAAAATCTTGAGGTTGTGGATGTTAGCAACTTCACAATCATGTGGCCAAAGTTTTACCATATGATCTCAAGATCATCCAAATTGAAGAGGCTTCGGCTTTGGGGTGTTGTGTTTGATGATGAGGATGAAGTTGTGGATTTGGAGGCAATTTCTGTTTGCTTCCCACGGTTAACCCATGTATCCTTAAGTTATGATCTGAGAGATGGAGATCTAAGAGATGGTTATGGCTTGCAGGTGTCAACTCATTTGGAGAATGTGGTTGTCTTGGAACTTGGATGGACAGTAATGAGCAATCTCTTTTCACCTTGGGTAGCTGGACTCGTAGACAGATGCCCCAATCTTAAGAAATTGATCATTTTTGGGATTATTTCAGAGGTCAAAACTCATGAAGAATGTTTGATTTTAGCGAATTTCACTTCATCCATTGTTCGGCTCATGAGGAAATATTTGCATGTAGAGGTTCATTTTGAATATGAATAG